Proteins encoded in a region of the Polyodon spathula isolate WHYD16114869_AA chromosome 9, ASM1765450v1, whole genome shotgun sequence genome:
- the LOC121320360 gene encoding olfactory receptor 6N1-like: MENTSYTETFTLTGFGDMGKTKYVYFLLALIGYLLIIFVNLVVLLVIFLERSLHEPMYIFLCSLSVNALYGSAGFYPKLLADLLSETQVIPRAGCFIQIFVIYGYAIAEFSILTVMAYDRYVAICKPLHYNNIMTDRVVCKLLAGAWLFPFCFMILLILFSSRLPLCGNQIERLYCSNWSVVKLSCVPTTLNNVVGFVITICTIGPPLYFIVYSYVKILIVCQKSSKEFRSKALQTCLPHLTTFISYSITGFCEIALSRLDSKDMPQIVAAILSLEFLIIPPLLNPLLYGFQLPEVRKRMINILRRKQIIPILDSSHAAKY, encoded by the coding sequence ATGGAAAACACGTCTTACACTGAAACTTTCACACTCACTGGGTTTGGGGACATGGGTAAaactaaatatgtatattttctaCTAGCCCTTATTGGGTACCTCTTGATAATCTTTGTAAACTTAGTTGTTCTGTTAGTAATATTTCTGGAAAGAAGTCTTCATGAGCCTATGTATATCTTTCTCTGTAGTTTATCTGTTAACGCCCTTTATGGAAGTGCTGGTTTCTATCCTAAACTTCTGGCTGATCTTCTATCAGAGACCCAAGTGATTCCTCGTGCTGGATGTTTCATTCAGATATTTGTTATCTATGGTTATGCAATTGCTGAATTTTCAATATTAACAGTGATGGCATATGACAGATATGTGGCCATTTGTAAACCATTACACTATAACAATATCATGACAGATAGAGTTGTTTGTAAATTACTGGCTGGTGCCTGGCTATTTCCATTCTGTTTCATGATCcttcttattttgttttcttcaagactGCCTTTGTGTGGAAACCAAATTGAAAGACTATATTGTTCCAACTGGTCAGTTGTTAAACTATCTTGTGTACCAACTACTCTAAACAATGTTGTTGGTTTTGTAATTACTATTTGTACAATTGGTCCACctctgtattttattgtgtattcctatgtaaaaatacttattgttTGTCAGAAAAGCTCCAAGGAATTCAGAAGCAAAGCACTACAAACATGTCTCccacatttaacaacatttatcAGCTATTCAATAACAGGTTTTTGTGAAATAGCTCTTAGTCGATTAGACTCAAAGGATATGCCCCAAATTGTTGCTGCCATCCTGTCACTGGAGTTTCTAATCATTCCTCCCCTTCTTAATCCTCTCTTGTATGGTTTTCAATTGCCTGAGGTACGGAAAAGGATGATAAATATACTCCGAAGAAAGCAAATTATACCAATATTAGACAGCTCACACGCTGCCAAATACTAA